The Halomicrobium zhouii region CCGACTTCGAGGGATAGGTGAACAGCGGACGCGCCAGCGGCGCGTACTCCCCGCTCTTGGCGGTCTCCAGCGACGGTTCGACGCAGCCGTCGCCGCTGTCGATGGACAGCGCCTTGACCTGGTCGGGGTTGCTGTAGTAGTACGAGAAGCCGAAGTAGCCGATGGCGTACTCGCTCCCGGTGACGCCCTGGACGATGACGTTGTCCTTCTCCGTCGGCTGGTAGTCGCTCGTGTGCGAGCCCGCTTCCCCCATGATCACCTCGCTGAAGTAATCGAAGGTGCCCGAGGTGTCGGCGGGACCATAGCGTTCGATGTTCTCGTCGGGCCAGTCGGAGTTGACGTCGCTCCACGTGGTCGCGGCGTCGGGCCCCCAGATCTGTTCGAGTTGGTCCGGCGTTATGCAGTCGACCCAGTCGTTCTCGTTGTTCACGATGACGGTGAGCGCGTCCGTCGCGACCTTGACCTCGTGCCACTCGACGCCGTTTTCCTCGCAGAGTTCCGTTTCGGACTCCTTGATCGGCCGCGAAGCGTTGTTGAACTGGGTGTCGCCGGTACAGAAGAAATTGCTGAAGCCGCCGCCCGAACCCGTGGACTGGACGCTGATCTGGACGTCGCCGTGTTGCTCCATGAAGTCCTCCGCGACCGCCTCGGCCACCGGATAGACGGTGCTGGACCCGGAGATGGAGATGTTCCCGGAGAGCTCGTCGCTCCCCGACCCGCCGCCCGTCGAACCGCCGCTACCGCCACCGCCGTTTGCGTTCTCCCCGCCGGAGTCGGCTTGCTCGGTACAGCCGGCGATGGCCACGGCGCCCGCGGCACCGGCACCGGCGATGAACGAACGGCGCGACAGCGCGTCTGAATCGTCCTGTGTCATCGTCCGATCCGTACTTTCGGGTAAGTAAATACCCTACTATGACTTCTATGAAGAGATACGAAGACTATATAGATCAACGTTTGTGACTGGTAATCACCGTTCGGTACGAATCCGTCCATTCTGGCTGATACCGCCACAACAGGTCGGAAGGAGGGCTGTGGTCGGCTTAGGCGTACGGATCAAATGTTCGAGTAACGTCCCGGGACTTCGTACCACTTCCGGCCGTTTCTCGCCCGAACGGGGTCGTCGTACCGGGGGATACCGAGAGTGGCTTTGTGTATATAGATTCAGGTGGATTTATGGTCTCCTGTGCGTCACACTCCGACATGGAGACCCGCAAGGTCCAGGTGACGGGTGGTTCGACGTACACCGTCTCACTCCCGAAGGAGTGGGCGACGGAGAACGACGTCAGTGCCGGGAGCATCGTGGAGTTCCACGACGAGGCGGACCTCCTCCTGCTCTCGCCGCAGCGGGACGACGACCACGTGGAGGGGACCCTCGACATCTCGGGGCTGGACGAGGAACACGAACTGACCAGGGCCGTGATGACGATGTACGTCAGCGGCTTCGACGTCATCAGGCTCGAAACCACGCGGATCACGCCGACCCAGCGCCGCGTCATCCGCGACGCGACCCAGGGGCTCGTCGGCCTGGAGGTCATCGAGGAGACTGCCGACCACGTCGTCCTCCAGGACCTGCTCGACTCCTCCGAGCTGTCGGTCCACAACGCCATCACGCGCATGCGCCTGGTCGCGCTGACGATGCTCGACGACGCCGTCGAGGCCCTCATCGAGGACGACGACGAACTCGCCAACGACGTCATCCAGCGCGACGACGACGTCGACCGCCTCTGGTACATGGTCTCGCGCGTGTTCCGGACGGTCCTCCGGAACCCCACCGCCGCCAACGAGATCGGCTTCCCCCGCGAGACCGTCTTCGACTACCAGTCCAGCGCCCGCCAGCTCGAACGCATCGCCGACCACGCGACCAAGATCGCGAACCTCGCGCTCGAACTCGACGAGATCACCGGCGAGACGGCCAGTCTCCTCCGGGAACTCCGCGAAGAAGCAGTGTACGTCCCCGAGACGGCGATGGACGCGCTCCTGGCCGAGGACTCGGACGAGGCCGTCGAACTGGCCAACGAGGCCCGCCGGAGTATTCGCGACCTCGACGACACCGCCCGCGAGGTGGACAAGGAGGTCCGCGAGTCCGACCCCCAGAGCGCGCAGGTGCTCGGCCTCGTCGTCGACTCGCTGTCCCGGACCGCCGACTACGGCGGTAACATCGCCGAGAGCGCGCTGCAGCAGGCCGCACCGAGTCCCTGAGCCGCTGCGGAGCGGGTCCGGTCGCGAGAGGACTCGTTATCGATCTGCACCCGCGCCGATTTCGCGTTCGAACCTGTCGAAGAAGTCGTCCATAAATCGGCGTCGCTCCTCGCCGAGCCGTCGCCCGGGTTCCGTGTACAGCGCTGCTACCCGCTCCGTGGCCCACTTGCGGAGGATCGACACGTCCGGCCGGTCCGTCGTCTCCACTTCGTGAATCGACGCGTCGTCGATCGCGGCGTACGC contains the following coding sequences:
- a CDS encoding PstS family phosphate ABC transporter substrate-binding protein yields the protein MTQDDSDALSRRSFIAGAGAAGAVAIAGCTEQADSGGENANGGGGSGGSTGGGSGSDELSGNISISGSSTVYPVAEAVAEDFMEQHGDVQISVQSTGSGGGFSNFFCTGDTQFNNASRPIKESETELCEENGVEWHEVKVATDALTVIVNNENDWVDCITPDQLEQIWGPDAATTWSDVNSDWPDENIERYGPADTSGTFDYFSEVIMGEAGSHTSDYQPTEKDNVIVQGVTGSEYAIGYFGFSYYYSNPDQVKALSIDSGDGCVEPSLETAKSGEYAPLARPLFTYPSKSALQEEHVAEFARYFVEQSANQELIAETVGYVPNSEEEMQTQLDQLNEFIESSE
- a CDS encoding phosphate signaling complex PhoU family protein, translated to METRKVQVTGGSTYTVSLPKEWATENDVSAGSIVEFHDEADLLLLSPQRDDDHVEGTLDISGLDEEHELTRAVMTMYVSGFDVIRLETTRITPTQRRVIRDATQGLVGLEVIEETADHVVLQDLLDSSELSVHNAITRMRLVALTMLDDAVEALIEDDDELANDVIQRDDDVDRLWYMVSRVFRTVLRNPTAANEIGFPRETVFDYQSSARQLERIADHATKIANLALELDEITGETASLLRELREEAVYVPETAMDALLAEDSDEAVELANEARRSIRDLDDTAREVDKEVRESDPQSAQVLGLVVDSLSRTADYGGNIAESALQQAAPSP